DNA from Apostichopus japonicus isolate 1M-3 chromosome 15, ASM3797524v1, whole genome shotgun sequence:
tccTTTCTTGGacgtaactttttttttcttcgttttttggcatcttttttttcctttttcattgcCATTTTTCATAGGGTAAATATAATAGTTGTGTTTGATAGTAGAACATTCCATCCCGTGGGTATTTAACTGGAAACAATATGTccatcatttattttattttcctccCCAGCTTGATCTGGATTATACAGAAGAGGAAGTGGCCATAAGTCAATATCCATTATCTGCCGCTCTCACTTGTGCCAAGGTCTGTTCAGGGTTTGAAGAATCTTGGGGAGTTAACTGAAGGTTCAGAGTTGTGAATCTATCTGGAGTAGGCCGATGAAGATTTCACTGAAGAATTTAACTAACATCATCATCAGAATATGCCAAGATATCATCAGGTCTTCAGTCATGTGTCACCCCTGCTTACTTTACTTGGTACCACCCTACTAGAACTacagaataaataataaataccaagAAGCCTAGCTGCTGAGAAGACCAATCTTTGAGATGTGGGGTTGGTCTGCCATATGTCTTCCTCAATGATATTGAAGTGATTTCATTCTAATGTCACGCCTGCTTACTTGGTACCACCCTACTAGAACTacagaataaataataaataccaagAAGCCTGGTGCTGAGAAGACCAATCTTTGAGATGTGGGGTTCGTCTGCCATATGTCTTCATCAATGATATTGAAGTGATTTCATTCTAATGCAACATTGCAGGATGTCGTTAGTTTGAAGCAGTAATGAGATTATTCTATACGTTGTGAGTTTATTGCATAGGTGGCATTCTGCCTGATATCTGCAGAATATGTTCTTTATTCAAAACTATTGGATGGTTGCAGTACATTACATTATTTATCTACTGTTTAAACTGTATATAAGAGTCGGGGAAATGGTGCAGCGTGATTAAAATAGTAAGGCCAGTTGGTAGACTAGAACTCTTTGCATGGAATTTTGCATCATTTAAGACCAGAGGTAATTCACTTGCATGGAACATTGCTTTGTTGGGAGTAACAGAATATAGTTGTGTTATGTTAGCAATGTCTGGCAACCAGTAGCAATACCATTGAGTGATAGTCACAGGGTTCCAGGCATCTTTATGAAACAAGAAATGGCTCTGCTGAGCAAGGACAATTTCAAGTATAAAATCATGCACCAGATCGGAGGGCAATTTTATTAACATGTGAATATTCTGAATAAAATGTCCTGAACTGAAGAATCAATATTTGAGTTATTTGGTATCTCTGGCATTGTTATTACTCTATCGATTCCGTACCCCTAAAATGTTCGACTGATAAACTTATCCAGTTTTCACAAGCAATCTCTAACAGGATCTGACACAacaaattattcttttaataTTCCAAAGGTTATTCAAGAAGTTAGGAAATTGAATCTGTGATGGAAAGACAATAACTTGAAGATGTTGGAACAGGATTGACCTTCATCTCAACTTCATTCCATATTTTGGGATAATTAGAGAAAAGTTAATCCTTTTTAactcatatataatatatcaaacagGGAACACAGACCAAGGTTCTGTGGTGTAGAAAGTCCACATGAGAGTCAATGTAACAGAAGTTATTGAGAGCCATGGCCATCCTTCCAGGGGCTCTGAAGATATAACCTGACTATTTTACAACCACACATTACATTTTGAGTAGTAGCTCTTCAGTGTTAGTTTGATAACTATATTGATGTACAAGACAATGCTTTCCCTATAGTTGTCAATGGGGGTAGATGTGAATCAAAAGAAACAGAGAGATACTATAGGTTGATGAAATAGTGCTTGTTTTATTCAGATCTCACATAAGATTATTTCAATAGCAAAATCACCATgtagaaaaactgtacaaagaatatttacaacattGATTGGAAACATTATGACTTGAAACTAACGAGTTGAATATCCCAATTGGTAAACCAAAAACAAAGGCAAGACAGCTGTTTCTTTTGATATTTGTCTCTGACACAGAGGTTGGTTAAGGATAAAAGACAAATTAATTCTGCCACATATCTTTCATTACTGTGATAAATTGGGAATAACAAAGCTGATATTCAAGTTTTCTATAGTTTACTTTTCAAGACACTACGTTGAATTGTCTTCTTAAATCGTGTGTGTATGTAACTGAAGTCGTTTTTCAGCAAACTACTCTGTTTCCACTTAAAGTGATTATGTTTGCATCAGTGAATAGAAGAACAATAGGATTTGCATTATTGACACCCAAAACAGTGTGGATGATTATCAGAGGCTTGCATTGACTATCCAAATGAGTTGTTCCTCTCTGGCTGTGCGTATCGTCAGAAACCATGGAGGAGGAAGATGAAACCATGGAGGGGAAGATGATGGGCTTATGGTGTTTGGCATGAATCTACAAATCCACCGAAAGGCGAGGCTCCGGTACAATTTGATTTTCGTTCCATCAGAGAGACTACCAAGCAGGTGCAGTGTTTGCAATTCTTCTCATACGTCTGGAGAGGTAAAGAGACAGGCAAATAATTATTATGAGTAGAAATAATCGTAAAAGCAAtcgaataataataatcagtagtAAGCATAAATCAATAGTTCACCTTGATAAGAAGACTATTAATTGCAGTGTACTGTAGTTGTATTTTGTAGCTATAAATGCTTATAGCATGATTCTTAATACTTAAGTAGTCTCCTTGCAGGGGTGTGAGTCTGCTGCCCTCTCTCTGCTAACAGGCTTCAAGACATATGCAACAATTAAACCACCACCGCTGGGAAAAATTTAGTGTTTGAAGTTTTGAAAGCTCCAAACTGTCTCTTACAAAATGTTATGGTTcctgtttaaaacaaaaactgctatacatctttggatTCAATTTGCCCACTTTCCAAAGCATTTAGCATATCATTGTTTGGTGGGATACAGGACACACTATTGCCTGGACTAGGATAACACCATAAATATACAGATAACTAGGCATGATCCATTACTCCCAATGTTATCACACATCTCATATAATATCATGAAATCTGGGGatgtttaattttaaatgtCACTGTGACAGTATTCTTTATCATGACTCATAATGATGTAAGGATTTGCTGCACTATGAGaatgaaatgattaaaaaaCTTTTGTCTGCTTATCTACCAGTGCTAGTGGTGGGGATGAATCTCTTTGAACGACCGTTACCATCACATGATTATCTCAGTTCATGAAAGGCTTTGTTATTAAACTGCTGTAGGTAGCTCTTCTGTAGCAAGACAAAAAGTCAAATTATACCAATACTCAGAAGCCTTTTTCTAGCTAAAGATGTAATCTTACCTTGTGTTTCTGTCTTGATCTCTTATCTTCTTCTCCATCTCAGCATCTGTGAGGGTCTCCAGGAAAGGACACCACTGATCTGCCTCTCCCTGGTTCCTGATCGCAATCTCTACCGTTGGCAACGGAGACTCACTAAATCAATGACAAGGCAGAAGAAACTCTACTTTAGTTCAGGCAAACATTCTTACCAACTTCCTGAAAGACTACCAAAGATACAACATACAAGCATACCACTTGGTGGGAGGTCTTTGAACTTTTaagcaatttttcttttaaatttgttttcaacattttgGGTTGAAAATGTCATTGAAGAGAGTAATGTCATCAATTTACAGAATCATATTCACCCTTGAGAGTCATTTAATATGCTAGGTAGCTCACAAATATGCTACACACATGACtgccaaatatgctagagacTTTACTGCCCAAATGATAACAAATTTTCTGCCTCTTTAACAGCATTCGCTTAAATGAAAGATTCCATTAATACAACATAAGCTGCATGAATGTACTATTTTCAGACTATAAGCAATTTCAACATTCATAAATCTGGGAGTAATCAGGGAGCAATTGACCTATTTTTACACAGCAAGATGAAACCCAATTCAGTAAAATGCTAAACAAAGACAGAGACACACAGCAGTTTTTTGTTAACAGATTTTCAGTAGTTTATGATAAAAGTTCAAGAACATGCAAATTGCTTTTCCACTTAAACACATCTTCTCAATGACCTTAAAGGCCATATGCAAGATGATTTCCATCAATAAACTAACCTGAAAGCATATGTCCTCTGATGCCAGCTGAGCTGTCCTCGTATACTATATGCTATGGCTGTCACAAACTCCCCGCCTAGGCCTAGGTCTGCACATAGCTGAAGTGCAAACTTCTCTGGGCTATTGTCACTATCAGACATATCCCACTCAAACTGGTCCATCAGTGATATATTTCCCACATGGATATTCAGCTATTGAGAAGGAAAACAACACAGTATTAGTTATCACTTAAAGGGATACTAGAgctttgaatattaaaattctCATTAGACCATGAATGAACAATCTAAGAACATCACATTCTGTAAAACAGAATGCCATCAGTTTGTTAAATGGGTTGTCAAAACCACCTGAATTCATCCAGAGAAAATGATTCTTTTAACAACTTAACAAACTAGGTGTACATCTTTTCAAAACCTTAGGGCTGGACACTGCCATGCATTTATCAATCTTAATTTAAGGTCCAATCTTTTACTGTAATAGGTAAGCTAAGGTACATGAAAAGATCGTTGAAACTCAAATTAgaacatcatcatcgtcgttgTTTATTCCTATATCGCACCATACATACACTTCAGAGGTTATCTAACAAAATAATGTCATCGTACTTGAACATTTCTCGCTGGGATTATTCTGTTAATAACTTGCTATTTAGCAGCAGTCAAAGGCGTCTAACCACATCGATTCATTATCGTGGACTAGAGGGTATCCAGTTATGTTTGAAGATTACATGGCACAATGCAACATATAATCTACTTGTTACCTTTAAAATAACCCTCTGGTCTGACTGAGCCTCCAAGATGCTGATGTCTGCCGGGTAAGCCTCCACTTGAGTACGGATTGCTTGCGATATGGCAGGGACAAAGTTAGCAGGAGGAAGGTCTAGGTCATCGCAGAGGATCTCAGCAAATATCTCTGGACTGATTAATTGTTCTGAGAGAGAAACAAGGCTGAACATGAGGAAGGAATGTCTACTCTACATGCAGGTGTTACATCATATTGTCAGGTGCCAAATATTGTTCCCAAACATGACAAGATTTCCTCTTTGATAAATGGTTAAGAAATCTGATGAAATATAGAATCAATAGAGATAGTAGTttacagaaatatataaatttactgCTGGAGTGAGGTATCATGGACACCTGAAGAAACATCATATTATCATTGCTGCCTGTGTACAAACTGAAGGCGACTGCCAGATGTTACAAAAACTATGACATCAAGGGGAGAGAGTACATAAACACTCGAGTACATAAACACTAGAGTACATAAACACTAGAGTATATAAACACTAGAGTATATAACACTAGAGTACATAACCACTAGAGTACATAACCACTAGATAATATAAACACTAGAGTACATAAGCACTAGAGTATATAACACTAGAGTACATAACCACTAGAGTACATAACCACTAGAGTACATAACCACTAGAGTTTATAACACTAGAGTACATAAACACTAGAGAACATTTAAACACTAGAGTACATAAACACTAGAGTATACAAACACtagtgtatatactgtaaacacTAGAGAACATTTAAACACTAGAGTACATGAACACTAGAGTATATAACACTAGAGTACATAACCACTAGAGTACATAACCACTAGAGTACATAAACACTAGATAATATAAACACTAGAGTACATAAGCACTAGAGTATATAAACACTAGAGTACATAAACACTAGATAATATAAACACTAGAGCATACAAACACtagtgtatatactgtaaacacTAGAGAACATTTAAACACTAGAGTACATGAACACTAGAGTACATGAACACTAGAGTACATGAACACTAGAGTACATAACCACTAGAGTTTATAACACTAGAGTACATAAACACTAGAGAACTAAAGGaaactttgtaataaatcacCATTTTTGTTCCAGGTAAAGGTATCCCTGAGTTTCTGTCCTTCAATCTCCATATCAAGTCTGATTGGTACAAGGCACTCATCTTGTGCAGCATTTTCATATACAAGTGTTGGATCATGGTCATCATAGCTATTACCAAAACAAATAAGAAAGGATTGAATTCATTAAAACACAACCAAGGCTTCCGAGCAGCCAAACGTAATTTGGTGTATGACAATATTAACCTAGTCTTGTCAAGACCCTAGTAAgtacagcctagtgtaccttcTTTtgcacaaagctattttcctgTATCTATTCGCAGCTGTACTGCCCATGAGAAAGCCCGCAGCAACGCTTTAAGACTGAAACTAGGGTCTTGCACATTTCTCCCAAGCTATCTTatgtttccttttaattttGGCAGATGAACAATCACTTGGCCTTAGATTGGTCTGTACACTGCGAGACGGTCGCTAATTGCTGTGGAAGCAACATGATCTCACATGCACGCAATTTTGTaacaataacataaataaagatTTTGTGGTTTGCATAAGTTAAGAAATGTCCAAGActtttgtatcggacagatcctcgggcatttAAAATACAGTGGGTAAGCACATTTGTGGTAGGCAGAAActgactctgaggcatgtacagtttacacgcgagaaaaagagtattacaaacgacttggccaagtcTAGTATGAACCAAGCATATTTCCTAGTTTGCTATGATTATGTGTAATTACATAACCCCCTACCCACCCTATCATTTAATCAATTACTTTCTGATCAAATGTGTGAGGAATATATATCTGTTTTTAAATATGTATCTATTTTGTGTTTGCCAGAGATAACTTTGGCACGTTTTATTAACAAGTCTGCGATGAATTTGTTTTACATATCACGTAATCTCATCTCATAATTTATCTTACTACAGTACTATTATTTTTATAACCTTGTGACAATATAGCGAAGGGCACTGTTCGTAATTCATACTAAATTCTCAAACTTAGAATGACAGCAAACTGCTCACAAACTGACAATGGATTTGATTTGACACGCTACACAAGAATGAAGGTAAGATAACTTACCAGAGGGGgaatgttctttgttttctgGATAAAGTTCGTACTCTTGATATCGGAGTAGAGCAAGGTACCGCATCGAGATGATGGGAACTGTTTGGCATCGCTGGTACCCAGTCTCTGGTCGTTCTCTTCACCTTGATGTTTTCCCTGGGTGCCGTAGGTTCTGTGTTCACTGTCACAGCTTtgtatttttcatcatttccttCCAAGATCTCTTCTACCTCTGAGGCTCTTAATAGAGTCACATTTGTGGCAAGACCATGTGGCCCAAATCCTGTAGATATGCAAATAAATGCCAATAGCACAAGATGTCAGCTTATGTGATGCAAAGTTCCCCATTATTTAGTGCCACAATAAGTGTACAATACCCCATGTTACTTTCCAAACTAAGCCTCAATATGATTGCCTAACCCTATTTACGCACACAAATCTCTGGAAGGCAAGGTATTATTGTTATAGACAAACTGGACTAAGGAATTATCAGTTGATTCTATAACGAGAAAAACTTTATATTATTCCTGCAGGAAAATGCAATAGGCTAGTCATAAGTGTAAattaaattatacaaaatgagAATTAATGATACTTGCTGAGCACTATAATTGTTTCTATATTTGTTAATGTTACAAAATGCTTTTGACTTCCCTTATTATTGAGTACTTATACCAAACAACTTTTCACAAATGTTGCATCATAAAGCTGAAAGTTACAACTTTAGGACAACTGTCCTTCACTAAGTCCACTTAAGGATTTAAAATGATGCTTTGCCTCATCAAACTTCAAAATGATTGATCTAATTCTTACTCTCTCCTAAGGCAACAATTTGTTTCCTTTCCTCGATTGTGGCCATCCGTCTCCATAGTGAAGGATATTTTCGATACAAAGAACCACGAAACATGCGAAGGTAGTAACCAACCTGTAAAAACAACAAAGCACATGTTAACATTATCATGAAGCACCACAGGCAATTGCAACGCAAACAAGTTTCATTCTTCTATCAAGTATCATCAGTTCACAAGAGCAATTTAAGGGTTTGGTCAGTTCTTATTGCTTCTCAGATATGATTTGTGCAATGTGATGAAAAAGGTCCCATTAATCGTAGGTCTAGGCACTAGGCCTAGATGATTTTTCTGTTCTATTGGGCTTCCATGAAAATCTGTATCCTTAAATGAGTCACATATTTCAAAGCAAGTGATGAGCAGTGAAACAACATACAAAGAACATAGGTTTAGCAATATCTAACTGGTTATTCTTTGTTGATTGGTGATTTAATCCAGTTTGCAAACATATGATCCATTTGTAATGGAGAATTGTCCGTAAATGCCTTACAACACCTGATCACTTAACAAGTAAAGCTGATGTTGAGGTTGATCACATTTAAAGACTTGTAAAAATCCCTTCAGATGaagcctaacaagtaacattaatcAGATTAAAGTTTTTAAATTGTCATTCAATTCTCAAAATATTTGAGAATGACAAAATGTTGTTGCTGTGAAAGCCCTTAATATTTTTGCACTAAATAATTTGACCTAAGCAATATGTGACTTCATTTAATATTCCTATGTAACTACAATATTTGTATTGTAAGCCACCAGTTGCATAGGCCAAGTGAAC
Protein-coding regions in this window:
- the LOC139980609 gene encoding SWI/SNF-related matrix-associated actin-dependent regulator of chromatin subfamily B member 1-A-like; the encoded protein is MEENKERKLPTTYGKKPDIFQLDGGERFMIGSEVGYYLRMFRGSLYRKYPSLWRRMATIEERKQIVALGERFGPHGLATNVTLLRASEVEEILEGNDEKYKAVTVNTEPTAPRENIKVKRTTRDWVPAMPNSSHHLDAVPCSTPISRVRTLSRKQRTFPLCYDDHDPTLVYENAAQDECLVPIRLDMEIEGQKLRDTFTWNKNEQLISPEIFAEILCDDLDLPPANFVPAISQAIRTQVEAYPADISILEAQSDQRVILKLNIHVGNISLMDQFEWDMSDSDNSPEKFALQLCADLGLGGEFVTAIAYSIRGQLSWHQRTYAFSESPLPTVEIAIRNQGEADQWCPFLETLTDAEMEKKIRDQDRNTRRMRRIANTAPAW